DNA sequence from the Coffea arabica cultivar ET-39 chromosome 11c, Coffea Arabica ET-39 HiFi, whole genome shotgun sequence genome:
ACATAATTGTGTGCATCAATAGCAACATCGAAAATACTTGGACTAAACAAGGGAAGAAAACAAGGGAACTAGCACGGGTACCGCGGTAGCCAAACTTAACACAATAAATGTTAATGCCATAGGTGGCTCTCAGAAACTAAATTCAATCATCAAAGTCATTAAACTCAAAGAATCGGTACTGCTGCAGCTGTCGTCGTCTTCGAGTACAGATCAACCATGTCATGTTCCAATCATGCATTGCCAAAACATTTCCATATACATTCACCTTCCACTTAAACAAAGTACACTTTACTTAATACTGCCAGAAACCGGCAAAacctcaccaaaaaaaaaattgaaaaacaactggACCCCAAGAGTTCCCCTCACCGACACCTTTCCTCTCTCCTAAATTCCTGATAAATTATCGTCATCAAGCCTTATTATTTCGGTTTCCTCAAGCCGGCAGGCTGCACTGGTTATTTTTTCCACGAATCCATCCAAAAAGCAAACCATATACTATAACGCCCACCCACCGAGCCgaaacaagggaaaaaaaagcatCCCAcctaaaaagaaaagtttccGTATTCCAAAACGCAAAACCTGTAGCCCCACAAACAATTCCcttcaccccaaaaaaaaaagaagtttgtgCAATTATACATACATTACACTTctaaagaaagcaaaaaaagaaaagaagttccAGTTATTGAGGACTGTGCGTTGCTTCTTGTTCGTGAGAAATTAGTAGGAGATAACAGCTGAAAAAAATGGGAGTTTCCATCCCCATTTTGGTAATTATAACATCTCTTCACCTCATAGCCTTCGTTCTCGCTATCGGAGCTGAACGGCGTCGAAGCACGGTAACCCCTTTACTCCATTTCCAAAAATAGCATCTGGGTTCTCTTTGTTTTATGGAAACTCAGTTaaagttctaattttttttttcctggctTTTAATGTTCGATAAGGCTAATGTTATGCCGGATAAGTACGATGAAACGACTTACTGCGTGTACGGTACGGATGCTTCGACCGTCTACGGGTTATCGGCGTTTGGGTTGCTGTTAATTAGTCAAACGGTGCTTAACGGCGTTACTAAGTGCTTGTGTTTTGGGAAAGGGATGATGGGTGGACGGTCTACTACCTGTGCtgttttcttcttcatcttttcTTGGTAATGATCcctggtttattttttttttccaatttactATCATGTCCTTGCCTTCTGCTTTGGATTTACTACGTTTGCCACTGGGAGAGTGGAGCATTGTTGATTCCAGCGAGTCTATGAGTTGGAGTTGGGCCCCACCTCCCTGTTGGCTGGTGATAGTTGGTGCCTTGGTGGTAGAATAATTCTCAACACTAACTATTCCAGTAATGATCTGCACAGCTGCAtgtgaaatatttttacttgcAATAATTGGAGTTTGGCTGTTGGTTTTTTAAATTCTTAATCTGGCAGGATGGGCTAGGAGATAATTTGTCATTGTGGTGGGGTCAAATTCTCTGTTGGGATAAACTTGTGACATCATTCAGCATTTAGGTTCTGTTTCTAGCGAATAATTGTATGCAGTTTTGCTTAGAGCATTTTGTATGTGATGTTTTGAATATGTGTACAATACCTGTATGGTAGAATTCATGCATCAACTGGCATAGAAATTGCAAATCTTCTGGTAGGGTATGTATTGTTTTCTCATTCCACAATCGGCCATAAGATTATTTTGAGCAAAGGTTTCATCAAATAAACATGCCCTTACTTGGAACTGAAGAAGTTTGGGAACTGTCCTGTTATGCGTTCCATGTCATGACATGTTTTTCGTTGCTACAGAAAATTAATGGTTCCATctattcaacttttgcacatgtCACGTATGGTTTGATATGCATGTTGAATTTCAGCCGTTCCTTGTATAAAATGCATTCACGTGTGTGGTTGTAATTTTGCTCATCTGCTCCTTTCTTCTGTCAATGAGGGTGGTAGTAGTTGGAGAACAGGGTTTCATCCATTCTTATACTTTCTAGTAGATAAATTTTGGGAATTTGCATGAAGCTGGATGTCTTTCAACAAAATTTGATCAGCATTGTTTGCTTCCTGATTCTTGCTGCCATTGAAATCCCAACGCATGTGCCTTTCTTGGTTTAGTTTGGGGTAAGATATCTGT
Encoded proteins:
- the LOC140017030 gene encoding uncharacterized protein; amino-acid sequence: MGVSIPILVIITSLHLIAFVLAIGAERRRSTANVMPDKYDETTYCVYGTDASTVYGLSAFGLLLISQTVLNGVTKCLCFGKGMMGGRSTTCAVFFFIFSWVSFLGAEACLLAGSARNAYHTKYRGIFGGNDLSCATLRKGVFAAGAALTLLSMIGSIFYYWSHAKADTGGWEKQNTEGLGMTTSHYMENQQELKV